A genomic segment from Arcobacter acticola encodes:
- a CDS encoding malic enzyme-like NAD(P)-binding protein, giving the protein MSTKVTKEEALDYHRVPNPGKVAIATTTKLETQRDLALAYSPGVAYPCEEIQKNPELAYEFTSKRNLVAVISNGTAVLGLGNIGALASKPVMEGKAVLFKKFAAVDSFDIEVDETDIDKFCEVVKAIAPTFGGINLEDIKAPECFEIERRLVEELNIPIMHDDQHGTAIITSAALINAASMMGKKIEDLKVVVVGAGASAIACSTMYKELGVKNLIMCDSKGVIHKDRTDLNKYKRDFITSTDAVTMEDAFTNADMVLGLSKPGTFTVEHIALMSEEPIVFTLANPTPELFPEDVKSVRPKAIVGTGRSDFPNQVNNVLGFPFIFRGALDVQARKINMPMKMAAAHAIANLAKEPLTADLKALYGDLSYGREYIIPTPFDKRLMVEVSAAVANGAVETGVARVKEFDLETYKAKLALMV; this is encoded by the coding sequence ATGAGTACAAAAGTAACAAAAGAAGAAGCATTAGACTATCATAGAGTTCCAAATCCAGGAAAAGTAGCGATTGCTACAACTACAAAATTAGAGACACAAAGAGACTTAGCATTAGCGTATTCTCCGGGTGTTGCTTATCCTTGTGAAGAGATTCAAAAAAATCCAGAATTAGCATATGAATTTACTTCAAAAAGAAATTTAGTTGCTGTTATTTCAAATGGTACAGCAGTTCTTGGTCTTGGAAATATTGGAGCTCTTGCTTCTAAGCCTGTTATGGAAGGTAAAGCTGTATTATTCAAAAAATTTGCAGCTGTGGATTCTTTTGATATTGAAGTTGATGAAACTGATATTGATAAATTTTGTGAAGTTGTAAAAGCAATTGCTCCTACATTTGGTGGAATTAATCTTGAAGATATCAAAGCTCCTGAGTGTTTTGAAATTGAAAGAAGATTAGTTGAAGAGTTAAATATTCCTATTATGCATGATGATCAACATGGAACTGCTATTATTACATCAGCAGCATTAATAAATGCAGCTTCAATGATGGGTAAAAAAATAGAAGATTTAAAAGTTGTGGTTGTGGGAGCTGGAGCTTCAGCAATTGCTTGTTCTACAATGTACAAAGAATTAGGTGTTAAAAACTTAATAATGTGTGATTCTAAAGGTGTAATTCATAAAGATAGAACAGATTTAAATAAATATAAAAGAGATTTTATAACTTCAACAGATGCTGTTACTATGGAAGATGCTTTTACAAATGCTGACATGGTTTTAGGATTATCAAAACCTGGAACTTTTACAGTTGAACATATTGCACTTATGAGTGAAGAACCAATTGTATTTACTCTTGCAAATCCAACACCTGAATTATTTCCTGAAGATGTAAAGTCTGTAAGACCAAAAGCAATAGTAGGAACAGGAAGATCAGATTTCCCAAATCAAGTAAATAATGTACTTGGTTTCCCTTTTATTTTTAGAGGTGCTTTAGATGTACAAGCAAGAAAAATAAATATGCCTATGAAAATGGCAGCAGCACATGCTATTGCAAATCTTGCAAAAGAGCCTTTAACTGCTGATTTAAAAGCTTTATATGGTGATTTATCTTATGGAAGAGAGTATATTATTCCAACTCCTTTTGATAAAAGATTAATGGTAGAAGTATCAGCAGC